A region from the Hylaeus volcanicus isolate JK05 chromosome 6, UHH_iyHylVolc1.0_haploid, whole genome shotgun sequence genome encodes:
- the LOC128878461 gene encoding calaxin-like isoform X1: MPPAQPVDMLNNTLQEIVFRTKNAEKFKRLARNTHFNVREVEALAIIHRKCVQTLGPISRSILRDIFQPGLDLTENIRHLLIDRVFTAFDKHHALQVHLDDWIEGLSVLIRGSMDEQIHFAYQVYDNMKTNTLKKEHIFLIMHGCLIKLQNNENPDEAVKDMIDLLIKKLDVDRDGSISEEDFKIAVKDRNSLLLECMGPVFPSREARNVFLTTFTDRLGRY; encoded by the exons ATGCCTCCCGCACAGCCAGTTGATATGCTAAACAACACGCTCCAAGAAATTGTCTTCAGAACAAAGAACGCTGAAAAGTTCAAACGACTGGCACGCAACACTCATTTCAACGTCAGAGAAGTTGAAG CGCTGGCGATAATTCATCGCAAATGCGTACAAACTTTGGGACCTATAAGCAGATCCATACTTCGTGATATCTTCCAACCAGGCCTAGACTTAACGGAGAATATTCGCCATTTATTGATCGACAGAGTATTCACTGCGTTCGATAAACATCACGCTTTGCAG GTACACCTTGATGATTGGATCGAAGGACTTTCGGTATTAATTCGTGGGAGCATGGATGAGCAGATACACTTCGCTTATCAA GTGTACGATAACATGAAGACCAACACATTAAAGAAGGAGcatatatttctaataatgcACGGTTGTCTAATCAAActgcaaaataatgaaaacccCGACGAAGCAGTTAAG GATATGATAGATTTGCTGATTAAGAAGCTCGACGTGGACCGCGACGGGAGCATTTCCGAAGAGGATTTCAAAATTGCTGTGAAAGACAGAAATTCACTCCTGCTGGAGTGCATGGGTCCCGTGTTCCCTTCCAGAGAAGCTCGCAACGTCTTTTTAACCACCTTCACGGATCGTCTGGGAAGATACTAA